A genome region from Methanobacterium subterraneum includes the following:
- a CDS encoding DUF11 domain-containing protein: MQKKIVLFLFVLVFSLTIAGAVSAADDATGGTTGIEPTVNNSTNNSQALPDPKLYDENMNLVGSYLTIQGAYSNAAVGTSTQMYTIELEENGVFTLTDFTIAKNLRFTVANGGIATIQGSNDRLIYIAPGYTVYFYNIIFENGHASDGTTLHPDGYNGGAIYNEGTLYLTNCVLRNNQAGDGGAWDYGGIGGNGGAIYNTGITTITDCEIYNNRAGDGSDGWAVLHSNGFNGGHGGAIYSTGTLTITGSEFYGNRAGNGGDGVILGDGGNGGNGGAIYNTATMTLTDSLIHNNLAGDAGAGGYQVIIGGTGGNGGNGGAIYNTGTTTITDSQINENTAGDGGSGADGSDGSVILLHPAGYTGHTGGNGGNGGAAYNIGSLSIAQTEINSNKAGNGGKGGDGGDGVDRSIVSSGGAGGAGGEGGTGGDGGAIYNTGSTLILTDSDLSGNEAGNGGIGGSGGQGGDAKASGLNAGNGRAGGVGGEGGEGGDGGAIYNQGTTQTITNSNFTGNTAGNGGLGGDGGDGGAAATGRTGGAGGQGGNFGNGGNGGAILHVSGSSTVQSNNFVGNFAGEAATPYENGGYASAGSGTQALRGTDGSDGTGGAFFASTENTGLHFNRILDNGLPDVAGGNGINIDATNNWWGTNFEGTNPFTAGRVSELVDADPWVILRLLVPSHIYNGIPVQFIGDLTQKSDGNPVGGNIPDDVQADFTATRGTLDTPQYTIDGQAPTTYSPTSSGMATFTVTVDDQTVTVNQNVEPRAVLDFTKSVSDNHPNYGDMIHFIITVQNSGPDTATDVNVTDLLPVGLVYQSHTATAGSYDHATGLWNIGSLTTSMGGVYLDILVLVNGTGLFNNTATLIQSTYPQDEVDRSATLNVDPAAMISITKTDNTTDHEANVGDEVTFTITAHNAGPDNATNVVITDVLPLGLDFVSASDGGTYDALSRTITWSAFNLNYGAPDVVRTFIAEVNAIMAGNATGIINTANATFTEYPSTASSNGTAIYVPLTDLYINSWASKNNPYVGETITLTFKLGNNGPDTARNVVFTLPIPEGMEFVDVSVDQGTATYDPVSRTITWILGDVEVGDPTAWVKVKVLSAGTFVFRPSITTDTYDPNMESNIQPVTINAQTVHGEVVNGQTVGMQSTGIPIAQLLLAVLMVLGGLFAAKRQ, from the coding sequence TTGCAAAAGAAAATAGTTTTGTTTTTGTTTGTTCTTGTATTTTCGTTGACTATTGCTGGTGCTGTTTCAGCAGCTGATGACGCAACAGGCGGAACAACCGGTATAGAACCAACAGTAAACAACTCAACCAATAATTCTCAAGCATTACCCGATCCCAAACTTTACGATGAGAATATGAATTTGGTAGGATCTTACCTTACCATCCAGGGGGCCTACAGTAATGCAGCAGTTGGTACTAGCACACAGATGTATACCATTGAACTGGAAGAAAATGGAGTATTCACACTAACCGACTTTACAATCGCCAAAAACCTCAGATTCACCGTAGCCAATGGAGGAATTGCAACTATTCAAGGTTCTAATGATAGACTGATCTACATTGCACCAGGTTACACTGTGTACTTCTATAACATCATCTTTGAAAATGGCCATGCATCTGATGGAACCACACTACACCCTGACGGATACAATGGTGGAGCAATCTACAACGAAGGTACACTATACCTTACAAACTGTGTCCTGAGGAATAACCAGGCCGGTGACGGTGGTGCCTGGGATTACGGAGGTATTGGTGGTAACGGCGGAGCAATCTACAACACCGGAATTACAACAATAACCGACTGTGAGATTTACAACAACCGTGCTGGTGATGGTTCTGATGGATGGGCAGTTCTGCACTCCAACGGTTTCAACGGAGGCCATGGTGGTGCCATCTACAGTACCGGAACCCTAACCATAACTGGTAGTGAATTCTATGGTAACCGTGCCGGTAACGGTGGAGATGGTGTGATATTAGGTGATGGTGGTAACGGTGGTAACGGTGGAGCAATTTACAACACCGCAACCATGACCCTAACCGATAGCCTGATCCACAACAACCTAGCTGGTGACGCTGGTGCAGGTGGTTATCAAGTGATAATCGGAGGGACCGGTGGAAATGGTGGAAACGGTGGAGCAATCTACAACACAGGAACTACAACCATAACCGACTCCCAAATCAACGAAAACACCGCTGGAGATGGTGGTAGTGGAGCTGATGGAAGTGATGGTAGCGTTATCCTGTTACACCCTGCAGGTTACACCGGACACACTGGAGGTAACGGGGGTAACGGGGGAGCAGCCTACAACATCGGATCCCTATCCATAGCCCAAACTGAAATCAACTCCAATAAAGCCGGAAACGGTGGAAAAGGAGGAGATGGAGGTGACGGGGTTGACAGAAGCATAGTAAGCTCCGGAGGAGCCGGAGGAGCCGGTGGTGAAGGAGGCACTGGGGGTGATGGTGGAGCAATCTACAACACCGGAAGCACCTTGATTCTAACCGATTCAGATCTATCCGGGAACGAAGCCGGGAACGGTGGGATTGGAGGAAGCGGTGGCCAGGGTGGAGATGCTAAAGCAAGTGGACTTAACGCAGGTAACGGTCGCGCCGGAGGAGTAGGAGGTGAAGGTGGTGAAGGTGGTGATGGCGGAGCCATTTACAACCAGGGAACCACACAAACCATTACCAATTCAAACTTCACTGGTAATACTGCCGGAAACGGTGGACTCGGTGGAGATGGTGGAGATGGTGGCGCTGCAGCCACAGGACGTACCGGTGGTGCTGGAGGCCAGGGTGGAAACTTTGGTAACGGTGGTAACGGTGGAGCCATACTCCATGTCAGTGGAAGTTCCACAGTCCAAAGTAACAACTTCGTAGGAAACTTTGCTGGTGAAGCTGCGACTCCTTACGAAAACGGTGGTTATGCCAGTGCCGGTTCAGGAACACAGGCCCTCAGGGGAACTGACGGTTCTGATGGAACTGGTGGTGCATTCTTCGCATCAACAGAGAACACAGGACTACATTTCAACCGAATTTTAGACAACGGCCTTCCAGATGTAGCTGGTGGTAACGGTATAAACATTGATGCCACTAACAACTGGTGGGGAACCAATTTCGAGGGAACCAACCCATTCACTGCAGGTAGAGTATCCGAACTTGTGGATGCTGATCCATGGGTAATATTACGTCTACTTGTACCTAGCCATATCTACAATGGCATACCAGTACAATTCATAGGTGACCTTACCCAAAAAAGTGATGGTAATCCAGTTGGAGGAAACATACCTGATGATGTTCAGGCTGATTTCACTGCAACCCGGGGAACTTTGGACACACCACAGTACACCATCGATGGACAGGCCCCTACTACATACTCACCAACATCTTCTGGAATGGCAACATTCACTGTAACCGTGGATGATCAAACTGTAACCGTTAATCAGAACGTAGAACCACGGGCAGTTTTAGATTTTACGAAATCAGTGTCTGACAACCATCCCAACTATGGTGATATGATTCACTTCATAATCACGGTCCAAAATTCAGGTCCTGACACAGCCACTGACGTGAACGTAACCGACTTACTACCTGTAGGTTTGGTTTACCAGTCACACACAGCCACTGCAGGATCTTACGACCACGCCACCGGATTATGGAACATAGGCAGCCTAACTACCTCCATGGGAGGTGTCTACCTAGACATCTTAGTCCTGGTAAATGGCACTGGATTATTCAACAACACCGCAACACTCATTCAGAGTACCTATCCTCAGGATGAAGTTGACCGGAGTGCTACCTTGAATGTGGATCCCGCGGCAATGATATCCATCACCAAAACTGACAATACAACAGACCATGAAGCCAATGTAGGGGATGAAGTAACTTTCACCATCACTGCACACAATGCAGGACCAGATAACGCCACTAACGTGGTTATAACTGACGTGTTACCTCTGGGCCTTGACTTTGTATCAGCCAGTGACGGTGGAACCTACGATGCGTTAAGTAGAACCATAACCTGGTCTGCATTCAACCTCAACTATGGAGCGCCGGATGTTGTCCGGACATTCATAGCCGAAGTGAACGCGATCATGGCTGGTAATGCAACTGGGATAATAAACACAGCTAACGCAACATTCACTGAATACCCATCCACTGCAAGCAGTAATGGGACTGCAATCTACGTACCCCTAACTGATCTCTACATCAACAGTTGGGCCAGTAAAAACAACCCCTATGTGGGTGAAACCATAACTCTCACCTTTAAGTTGGGTAACAATGGACCGGACACCGCCCGTAATGTGGTATTTACCTTACCTATTCCTGAAGGTATGGAGTTCGTGGACGTGAGTGTAGATCAGGGAACAGCTACCTACGACCCGGTAAGCCGGACTATAACCTGGATACTAGGCGATGTAGAAGTTGGAGACCCTACTGCATGGGTTAAAGTTAAAGTACTCAGTGCTGGAACTTTTGTCTTCAGACCAAGCATTACCACCGATACTTACGACCCTAACATGGAGAGTAACATTCAACCCGTGACTATAAATGCCCAGACAGTTCATGGAGAAGTGGTAAACGGCCAAACCGTAGGAATGCAAAGCACTGGAATACCAATAGCGCAACTTTTACTAGCTGTGTTAATGGTTTTAGGTGGATTATTCGCTGCAAAACGCCAATAA
- a CDS encoding transposase: MISEIYYSPVYSGVSKQLNLSDFGFKNSNIQCLKRFLNKNSELKENKLVKFIERTYYYVKIAINKYSNAFSNHLYSQHTLFTILAMKIYTKSTYREIIDFIDVSDIIKKYLRIKKVPHFTTIQKFFKRLPSKQIREINQLILLLNDIKADIIALDGSGFTNDYADKYYAKIRQKERKSYIKNHLTIDVKTRLILYYQTSRGPKYDTQFAKPALRQIKKYKPHYIVADKAYDTEPIRKCINEELKAFDQIPLKKRAKKGQYRLKSPTIFRHKIYINRNNIESIFSVIKRKFNGTNHSRSTQLSNKETKLKNTIYNIYRSTQIN, from the coding sequence ATGATTAGCGAAATCTATTATTCCCCTGTTTATAGTGGAGTTTCAAAGCAGTTAAATCTTTCGGATTTTGGTTTTAAAAATTCTAATATTCAATGTTTAAAAAGATTTTTAAACAAGAATAGTGAATTAAAAGAAAATAAACTGGTGAAATTCATCGAAAGAACGTATTATTATGTTAAAATAGCGATAAACAAGTATTCTAATGCCTTTTCAAACCATTTATATTCACAACATACTTTATTCACGATATTAGCAATGAAAATTTACACAAAATCAACATATCGTGAAATAATTGATTTTATTGATGTATCAGACATAATTAAGAAATATTTGAGAATAAAAAAGGTTCCACACTTTACAACAATCCAAAAATTCTTTAAAAGACTACCTTCAAAACAAATTAGAGAAATTAACCAATTAATATTATTATTAAACGATATTAAAGCAGATATAATAGCATTAGACGGCTCTGGTTTTACTAATGATTATGCAGACAAGTATTATGCAAAAATACGACAAAAAGAAAGAAAAAGCTACATAAAAAACCACTTAACAATAGACGTAAAAACACGCCTTATTTTATATTATCAAACATCACGTGGACCAAAATACGACACACAATTTGCAAAACCCGCATTAAGACAAATCAAAAAGTATAAACCACATTACATAGTAGCAGACAAAGCATATGACACAGAACCAATAAGAAAATGCATAAATGAAGAACTCAAAGCATTTGACCAAATACCCCTCAAAAAAAGAGCAAAAAAAGGACAATACAGACTAAAAAGCCCAACAATATTCCGACACAAAATATACATAAACAGAAACAATATAGAAAGCATATTTTCAGTAATAAAAAGAAAATTCAACGGCACAAACCACAGCAGAAGCACACAACTATCAAACAAAGAAACCAAACTCAAAAACACAATATACAACATCTACAGATCAACACAAATCAACTAA
- a CDS encoding cell wall biosynthesis protein — translation MNIMDLILLIVVFILSGILTPLFQNIFTRLGGNLYTPIRGGTPRAVGIAPFIVLLLFFPPPGNYLIGLIGFFAFLDDIIGRKKIKSLPFEIGQLSRGIGMFLVMVVGYFFFGPVSILIALMIQPMNIADMQPGTAASTVIMMSTLIAILLYLTTGNPYSMALIILAACLGYAPLDYQGKIMMGEVGNHSFGVGLGILYTLLGINMANFHNWEVGGVFLVVLVLLIITSFIIALLRRKNLKDFLEKTLKISNPTYGDLWMDVATGGGLGDLLRRILLRKRAIIIENRFLIILGFRRLFYNPYSHLSG, via the coding sequence ATGAATATCATGGATTTAATCTTGCTGATTGTAGTTTTCATTCTCTCCGGGATTTTAACACCCCTATTTCAGAATATATTCACTCGCCTGGGAGGTAACCTTTACACACCTATACGTGGAGGCACCCCTCGTGCAGTGGGCATAGCACCTTTTATCGTACTTCTACTATTCTTCCCACCTCCCGGAAACTATCTGATTGGATTAATAGGGTTTTTTGCATTTTTAGATGACATTATAGGGAGGAAAAAAATCAAAAGTCTTCCCTTTGAGATCGGACAACTTTCCAGAGGTATAGGCATGTTTCTGGTCATGGTAGTTGGATATTTCTTCTTTGGCCCTGTTTCTATCCTTATCGCCTTAATGATCCAGCCCATGAACATTGCGGATATGCAACCCGGAACGGCTGCCTCCACCGTTATAATGATGAGCACCCTAATAGCCATTCTCCTCTACCTTACCACTGGAAACCCTTATTCCATGGCATTAATAATACTGGCAGCCTGTCTGGGATATGCACCACTGGATTATCAGGGAAAGATAATGATGGGCGAAGTGGGTAATCATTCCTTTGGAGTGGGTTTAGGAATATTATACACCTTACTAGGAATTAACATGGCTAATTTCCATAACTGGGAAGTAGGGGGAGTGTTTTTAGTGGTGTTGGTACTTTTAATAATAACTTCTTTCATTATAGCATTGTTAAGACGTAAAAACCTTAAAGATTTCCTGGAAAAAACCCTTAAAATATCTAATCCCACCTATGGTGATTTATGGATGGACGTGGCAACTGGTGGGGGTTTGGGTGATCTTCTTCGCAGAATACTCCTAAGAAAACGTGCAATAATAATTGAAAACAGATTTTTAATCATATTAGGTTTTCGAAGGCTATTTTATAACCCTTACAGCCATTTGAGCGGTTAA
- a CDS encoding radical SAM protein: MSVTRNRDKCIHCRMCEMVLCPLGNAWKSLEEDKCIGCGACVIACPENALIAIEDNLASSPERTVYVNGQEIKTSGFIKDALGEAGVEISKFPFKDSPNDPVISMPCFSGGCWSCAVKVNGKYALSCITPLHDGMKIELATTMPPLRVVSGFGAHTVGGVGTPYQLKNSGEPIEIACFTHGCNLHCPQCQNYGMAFTAGGHLMEAEETAMILLGLQRQHQVDRIAISGGESTLNPQWLLELIKYICKEDSDVHIHVDTNGTVLTAPYIDELVKAGMTEVGVDLKGFHTSTFQRITGLTDTKLAEEYLKTSWSAVEYIIGEYSDDVFLGIGIPYNKDIISTEEVGEMGKKISDLKGDVQVCVLDYRGEFRRKDLLLPSYSEMMKVKDTLNETGLKIVIAQTPEGHIGP, translated from the coding sequence ATGAGTGTAACCAGAAATAGGGATAAATGTATTCACTGCAGAATGTGTGAAATGGTTCTCTGCCCACTAGGGAATGCCTGGAAAAGTTTAGAGGAGGATAAATGCATTGGCTGCGGAGCCTGTGTCATTGCTTGTCCCGAAAATGCCCTCATAGCCATAGAAGACAATTTAGCATCATCCCCTGAAAGAACAGTTTACGTTAACGGTCAGGAGATAAAAACATCTGGATTTATTAAAGATGCCCTGGGTGAAGCCGGAGTTGAGATCAGTAAATTTCCATTTAAAGACTCCCCTAATGATCCAGTTATTAGTATGCCCTGCTTTTCAGGTGGTTGCTGGTCATGTGCCGTGAAAGTTAATGGTAAATACGCTCTTTCCTGCATCACACCACTACATGATGGTATGAAAATCGAATTAGCAACCACCATGCCCCCATTACGGGTGGTTAGTGGATTCGGAGCCCACACTGTTGGAGGGGTGGGAACTCCCTATCAGCTTAAAAATAGTGGAGAACCTATAGAAATTGCCTGTTTTACCCATGGATGCAATCTACACTGCCCTCAGTGCCAGAACTATGGTATGGCCTTTACTGCCGGGGGACACCTCATGGAGGCTGAGGAAACTGCCATGATACTCCTCGGACTCCAGAGGCAACACCAAGTTGACAGGATAGCAATATCTGGTGGTGAAAGCACTTTAAATCCCCAATGGCTTCTGGAATTGATTAAGTATATCTGTAAAGAAGACAGTGATGTTCACATCCACGTGGACACCAACGGAACCGTGCTCACTGCACCCTACATTGATGAGCTGGTTAAAGCTGGAATGACAGAAGTGGGAGTGGATCTTAAGGGATTTCACACCAGCACTTTTCAGAGAATAACTGGTCTTACGGATACTAAACTGGCAGAAGAATACCTTAAAACATCATGGTCTGCAGTGGAATACATTATTGGAGAGTATTCTGATGATGTGTTCCTGGGAATTGGAATACCCTACAACAAGGATATTATTTCAACCGAAGAAGTGGGAGAAATGGGGAAAAAAATATCTGATTTGAAGGGTGATGTGCAGGTGTGCGTGCTTGATTATCGGGGTGAATTTAGGAGGAAAGACCTGTTATTACCATCTTATTCTGAAATGATGAAAGTAAAAGACACTCTCAATGAAACTGGGCTGAAGATCGTCATTGCACAAACTCCTGAAGGACACATTGGACCTTAA
- a CDS encoding mRNA surveillance protein pelota, whose product MRIIHQDAKRGLIELFPETLDDLWHLSHLIEPGDLVSSRTTRRIQDTTGERLRSDRGIKKTFFMGIRVESINFHKYTGKLRAKGVIEKGPEDLVSLGSHHTLDLKLNNSVKIQKERWSRWHRKRIKEAIDASKIPKALVVVIEDDNADMGILRQYGVEYYGPIIGGISGKRMVQKNRQQIINNFYEEIVNTINKFEGIEGMVIAGPGFGKNDFYQFISQRYPDIARISRLESTGAGGRSGIHEVLQKGILEEMATEGRIAEEMRMMARVLEEIGKTSNMVTYGKKEVKTAAEAGAVEELLVIDEMLREEDVEKIMDLTENLGGKVMVLSSEHDGGKQLGALGGLAALLRYALN is encoded by the coding sequence ATGCGTATTATTCATCAGGATGCCAAAAGAGGACTTATTGAATTATTCCCCGAAACTTTAGATGACCTCTGGCATCTTTCTCACCTCATAGAACCAGGGGATCTGGTCTCATCCAGAACCACCCGCCGTATACAGGACACCACCGGAGAACGCCTGCGCAGTGACCGTGGTATTAAAAAAACATTTTTCATGGGCATAAGAGTGGAGAGCATTAATTTCCATAAATACACCGGTAAACTACGTGCTAAAGGAGTTATTGAGAAGGGACCAGAAGATCTGGTTTCCCTGGGATCCCATCACACCCTGGATTTGAAACTCAACAATTCAGTGAAGATACAGAAGGAACGATGGTCCCGCTGGCACCGGAAACGAATTAAGGAAGCCATTGATGCCTCAAAAATACCAAAAGCACTGGTGGTGGTAATTGAGGATGATAATGCCGATATGGGTATCCTCCGCCAGTATGGAGTGGAATATTACGGACCCATAATTGGGGGAATCTCCGGGAAGAGAATGGTACAGAAAAACCGGCAACAAATCATTAACAATTTCTATGAGGAAATCGTAAACACCATCAACAAGTTTGAAGGAATTGAAGGAATGGTCATTGCCGGGCCAGGATTTGGTAAAAATGACTTTTATCAATTTATAAGCCAAAGATATCCAGATATTGCCCGTATTTCAAGGCTGGAAAGCACCGGGGCTGGCGGCAGATCCGGAATTCACGAGGTGTTGCAGAAGGGTATCCTGGAAGAAATGGCCACTGAAGGACGTATAGCTGAGGAAATGCGGATGATGGCCCGTGTTTTAGAGGAAATTGGAAAAACTTCCAACATGGTGACCTATGGGAAAAAAGAAGTCAAAACCGCTGCTGAAGCTGGTGCAGTGGAAGAATTATTGGTTATCGATGAAATGCTACGGGAAGAAGATGTGGAAAAGATCATGGACCTTACTGAAAACCTGGGAGGTAAAGTGATGGTTTTAAGCAGCGAACATGATGGTGGAAAGCAGCTAGGTGCCCTTGGAGGATTAGCCGCTTTATTAAGGTATGCATTGAATTAA
- a CDS encoding prephenate dehydrogenase: MHVAVIGGTRGLGNWIANFLKKKECQVTITGRNNLMGEAIASKMKLSYTSDNVKAVSQAEVVVVAVPIEVTPQTIKEIAPHLQEGSLLVDVTSVKEVPAEIMLEHAPEGVEVLPTHPMFGPRIRSLEGQVIVLTPHIKGKWYPKVLKFLESEQARILETTPEIHDRMMSIVQGLTHFAYICIASTIERMEVDIKESRKFSSPIYNLMLDMIARIVAQNPYLYYSIQTQNRYIHEVHETFLETFNHLKSLIDDENQEGFVKAMSSAAKHLDDLESALGRSDKAITALNAEVTHLKESIGQEVGLRHMYSQKIHIGVLEELNPDFVMLKDRNKIIRLKLSNVEVLTAEEIRQWKTDNIPLKTFDVSVIFPENSKPDLIARNIEKIEGVVQAKVIDVYHGQQIPEGWISITITYQVVDSELRREVENILTIFGGKIR, from the coding sequence ATGCACGTAGCGGTTATAGGCGGGACCCGTGGACTGGGAAACTGGATAGCTAACTTTCTTAAAAAGAAAGAATGTCAGGTTACTATAACTGGCAGAAACAATCTCATGGGTGAAGCCATAGCCAGTAAAATGAAGTTATCATACACTTCTGATAATGTGAAAGCCGTATCTCAAGCAGAGGTGGTGGTAGTGGCAGTTCCCATTGAAGTCACACCCCAAACCATAAAGGAAATAGCCCCCCACCTCCAGGAAGGATCTCTCTTGGTGGATGTAACTTCAGTCAAGGAAGTACCGGCCGAAATCATGCTTGAACATGCTCCGGAAGGGGTGGAAGTACTTCCCACCCACCCCATGTTCGGTCCCAGAATAAGATCCCTGGAGGGACAAGTAATAGTTCTAACTCCACATATAAAGGGAAAATGGTACCCTAAGGTGTTGAAATTCCTGGAATCTGAACAGGCACGTATCTTGGAGACTACTCCGGAAATTCACGACCGGATGATGAGTATTGTTCAGGGTTTGACCCATTTTGCCTACATTTGCATTGCCAGCACCATTGAAAGGATGGAAGTGGATATTAAAGAGTCTCGTAAGTTTTCCAGCCCCATTTACAATCTTATGCTGGATATGATAGCTAGGATCGTGGCTCAAAACCCCTACCTCTACTATTCTATCCAAACTCAGAATCGATACATTCACGAAGTTCATGAAACCTTCCTGGAAACATTTAATCATCTTAAATCATTGATAGATGATGAAAATCAGGAGGGTTTTGTGAAAGCAATGAGTTCGGCAGCCAAACACCTGGATGATCTTGAATCAGCTTTAGGAAGATCTGATAAGGCAATAACTGCCCTTAATGCGGAAGTAACTCACTTAAAAGAATCTATTGGTCAGGAAGTTGGTTTGAGGCACATGTACTCCCAGAAAATTCACATTGGAGTTCTGGAAGAATTAAATCCTGATTTTGTAATGTTGAAGGACAGGAATAAAATTATCCGGCTTAAACTTTCTAATGTGGAAGTTTTAACTGCAGAGGAAATTCGTCAATGGAAAACAGATAACATTCCTTTAAAAACATTTGATGTGTCTGTTATATTTCCAGAAAACTCTAAACCTGATTTGATTGCCAGGAATATTGAAAAAATTGAGGGCGTGGTTCAAGCTAAGGTCATAGATGTTTATCATGGTCAACAGATACCAGAAGGATGGATAAGCATTACCATAACCTACCAGGTTGTTGATTCCGAACTTAGAAGAGAAGTGGAAAATATATTAACCATATTTGGTGGTAAAATCAGATAA
- a CDS encoding ligand-gated ion channel yields the protein MGLVRGWVIILIVILATVGGSLIWVTYQNTAQDFVNIGEAINPDVVESGLTAEDYQDPAAAEKVTVGIYLDRIKSMNIKDNLWAADFYIWFKWKGDLNPGDSFQIIDGTVSDKDVQLIKNGTVGDENYALYKVAATITKKFDMNRFPVDDQFLTIVVQDTTDQRDKLIFVPDREGSSVGNNVNVPGYGINSFNMTEKPFSYNSTMGDPSVSSGIFSQLRTGILLSREDNTVLFVSLIGMFIAVLAALSSLFIMSFQGRFSMEGASMFVLITNMVLVTNMVPTGVITVGHYVASLAFFVVAICLVESAISIHYNNQGEKDLARRLDMVTAPILAVGFIAIVTAMILAAW from the coding sequence ATGGGTCTTGTACGTGGATGGGTTATAATATTGATTGTTATTCTGGCTACTGTGGGGGGATCACTGATCTGGGTTACCTATCAAAACACAGCACAGGATTTTGTGAATATTGGAGAAGCCATCAATCCGGATGTGGTGGAAAGTGGTTTAACTGCTGAGGATTATCAGGATCCGGCTGCAGCTGAAAAAGTTACTGTGGGCATTTATTTGGATAGAATTAAATCCATGAATATAAAGGACAATCTATGGGCTGCTGATTTTTACATATGGTTTAAATGGAAGGGAGATTTAAATCCGGGTGATAGTTTCCAGATAATTGATGGGACTGTGTCAGATAAAGATGTCCAGCTCATTAAAAACGGAACTGTGGGTGATGAAAATTATGCGTTATACAAGGTTGCCGCAACCATCACCAAAAAATTCGACATGAACCGCTTCCCGGTAGATGATCAATTCTTAACCATTGTTGTTCAGGACACGACAGATCAAAGGGACAAGTTGATCTTTGTACCCGATAGGGAAGGGTCTTCTGTGGGGAACAATGTTAATGTCCCCGGTTATGGGATTAATTCATTTAACATGACTGAGAAGCCCTTCAGTTATAACTCAACCATGGGAGATCCTTCAGTTTCCAGTGGTATTTTCTCCCAGTTAAGAACGGGTATTCTGTTATCCCGGGAAGATAATACAGTCTTATTTGTATCACTCATTGGTATGTTCATTGCAGTATTGGCTGCTTTATCATCCCTTTTTATCATGTCATTCCAGGGACGTTTTTCCATGGAAGGAGCTTCCATGTTCGTGCTTATAACCAACATGGTTTTAGTTACAAATATGGTTCCTACTGGAGTTATAACTGTGGGACATTATGTGGCTTCTTTAGCCTTTTTCGTAGTGGCCATATGTTTAGTGGAGTCTGCCATATCCATACATTATAATAACCAGGGGGAAAAAGACTTGGCCCGAAGATTGGACATGGTTACGGCACCTATATTAGCGGTAGGATTTATAGCGATAGTTACTGCTATGATACTGGCTGCATGGTAA